A window of Pseudomonadota bacterium contains these coding sequences:
- a CDS encoding peptidylprolyl isomerase, whose product MWFKKIIAVLFTVCFINTAVAQEKDLAKLEDTLYIDLPDGRVVIELMPDVAPKHVARIKELAGEKFYDGVVFHRVIEGFMAQTGDPTGTGRGGSDKPDLQAEFSNVPHQRGVVSMARANDPNSANSQFFIVLEDSSFLDGKYTVFGKVVEGMDYVDAIKKGDSRNNGSVENPTAMVSVRVASDVESN is encoded by the coding sequence ATGTGGTTCAAAAAAATAATAGCAGTATTGTTCACGGTTTGTTTTATAAATACGGCTGTAGCGCAAGAGAAGGATTTGGCTAAATTGGAAGATACATTATATATAGATTTGCCTGACGGTAGAGTAGTTATAGAACTAATGCCTGATGTTGCACCTAAGCATGTTGCTAGAATAAAAGAGCTTGCTGGAGAGAAATTTTATGACGGTGTAGTATTTCACAGGGTTATAGAAGGCTTCATGGCTCAAACAGGAGATCCTACCGGTACAGGTAGAGGTGGCTCTGATAAACCTGATCTTCAGGCGGAATTTTCAAACGTTCCTCACCAAAGAGGTGTAGTTTCAATGGCACGTGCTAACGATCCGAATAGTGCTAATAGTCAGTTTTTTATTGTCCTTGAAGATTCTAGCTTTCTTGACGGTAAATACACCGTATTCGGTAAGGTTGTAGAGGGTATGGATTATGTTGATGCTATCAAAAAAGGTGATTCAAGAAATAACGGTTCGGTAGAAAACCCTACGGCGATGGTTAGCGTTAGAGTCGCTTCTGATGTTGAGTCAAACTAA
- the rplQ gene encoding 50S ribosomal protein L17: MRHGIKGRKLGRNKSHRRALFANLAAALIKHEQIKTTLPKAKDLRPIVEKLITLGKRGDLHARRQALAYIYDEEVVKKLFAVLGERYKDRQGGYTRIIKAGNRYGDNAPIAYIELVDRDESEKGKDSGQVQGDEESVAA; the protein is encoded by the coding sequence ATGCGTCACGGTATAAAAGGAAGAAAACTCGGTAGAAATAAATCTCATAGAAGGGCTTTATTCGCTAATCTTGCTGCTGCTTTAATTAAGCATGAGCAAATTAAAACTACATTACCTAAAGCTAAAGACCTTCGCCCTATCGTGGAGAAGCTTATAACTCTCGGTAAAAGAGGTGATTTACATGCCAGACGTCAGGCGTTAGCTTATATATATGATGAAGAAGTTGTAAAAAAACTATTTGCAGTTTTGGGTGAAAGATATAAAGATAGACAAGGTGGCTATACAAGGATTATCAAAGCCGGTAACAGATATGGTGATAATGCACCTATAGCATATATTGAACTGGTTGACCGTGATGAGTCGGAAAAAGGTAAGGATTCAGGTCAGGTACAAGGTGATGAGGAAAGTGTAGCTGCTTAA
- a CDS encoding DNA-directed RNA polymerase subunit alpha — protein MISRNWQELIKPSTVQVNHIGNLETKAQIVVEPLERGFGITIGNALRRVLLSSLQGAAVTGVKIEGVQHEFDTIKGVVEDVTDVVLNIKSIVVRLESADRKRVSLSATGPCAVTAGMIECSSDVEIINKDLVICNLNKGEKFNAELIIETGKGYVPASQNRPEDAPIGLIPVDSIFSPVRQVSYKIDSSRVGRVIDYDKLYLDVETDGTLTPDMAVALAARILQDQLNTFISFEEVVEDDEVEEEILSFDRNLLKKVDELELSVRSQNCLKNDNIVYIGDLVRKSEGEMLKTPNFGRKSLNEIKEVLANLGLRFGMDVDGWPPENIEDLAKKFEDPF, from the coding sequence GTGATTTCTAGAAATTGGCAAGAACTAATAAAACCTTCTACAGTTCAAGTTAACCATATCGGTAATTTAGAGACTAAAGCACAGATAGTGGTAGAGCCTCTTGAGCGTGGTTTCGGTATAACTATCGGTAATGCGTTAAGAAGGGTTTTACTTTCATCACTTCAGGGAGCTGCCGTTACCGGAGTAAAGATAGAGGGTGTGCAGCATGAATTCGACACTATAAAAGGTGTTGTAGAAGATGTTACAGACGTAGTGCTGAATATAAAATCAATAGTGGTAAGGCTTGAATCTGCCGATAGGAAGCGTGTTTCACTAAGTGCGACCGGTCCTTGTGCCGTTACTGCCGGAATGATAGAGTGTAGTTCCGATGTTGAAATAATTAATAAAGACCTTGTTATATGCAACCTTAACAAGGGCGAAAAATTCAATGCCGAACTGATAATAGAAACCGGTAAAGGTTATGTTCCTGCAAGTCAGAACAGACCGGAAGACGCTCCGATAGGTTTGATTCCTGTTGACTCTATCTTTAGCCCTGTCAGACAGGTTTCATATAAGATAGATAGCAGCCGTGTGGGTAGGGTAATCGATTATGATAAGCTTTATCTGGATGTTGAGACAGACGGTACTTTAACACCTGATATGGCTGTCGCTCTAGCCGCAAGAATATTACAAGACCAGCTTAACACCTTCATCAGCTTCGAAGAGGTAGTTGAAGATGATGAGGTGGAAGAGGAAATATTATCATTTGACAGGAATTTATTGAAGAAAGTTGATGAGCTTGAGCTTTCTGTTCGTTCTCAAAACTGCCTAAAGAACGATAATATAGTTTATATAGGTGATTTAGTCCGTAAGTCTGAAGGTGAGATGTTAAAAACTCCGAACTTCGGTCGTAAATCTCTTAATGAAATTAAAGAAGTTCTTGCTAATCTTGGATTAAGGTTCGGTATGGACGTTGACGGATGGCCGCCTGAAAATATTGAGGATTTGGCAAAGAAGTTTGAAGACCCGTTTTAA
- the rpsK gene encoding 30S ribosomal protein S11, whose amino-acid sequence MSKEAVSRIKKRSRKNIPVGMAHVNASFNNVIISITDLNGNVVSWSSAGAQGFKGSRKSTPYAAQLTAEMAGKAAQEHGMKTLQEVRVKGPGAGRESALRALQSVGFNIIAIKDITPVPHNGCRPRKRRRV is encoded by the coding sequence ATGAGTAAAGAAGCAGTATCACGTATTAAAAAACGCTCAAGGAAAAACATACCCGTAGGTATGGCACATGTTAATGCGTCATTTAACAATGTAATTATATCAATAACCGATTTAAACGGTAATGTGGTTTCATGGTCATCAGCCGGTGCGCAGGGCTTTAAAGGTTCTCGTAAGTCTACGCCCTATGCGGCTCAGCTAACTGCTGAAATGGCAGGTAAAGCGGCACAGGAGCATGGTATGAAAACATTGCAGGAAGTTAGAGTAAAAGGTCCGGGTGCCGGAAGAGAGTCGGCACTTAGAGCCTTGCAATCTGTAGGCTTTAATATAATAGCAATTAAAGATATTACTCCGGTTCCACATAATGGATGTCGTCCGCGTAAACGTAGACGCGTATAA
- the rpsM gene encoding 30S ribosomal protein S13, translated as MARIAGVNLPSQKRIDVALTYIYGIGFTTSRKILDSLGIENSTRVHQLTDAEAIKIREYIDENYDVEGELRSKVAFNIKQLMDLGSYKGLRHRRRLPVRGQRTHTNARTRKGKAVAIAGKKK; from the coding sequence GTGGCTCGTATTGCCGGTGTAAATCTGCCTTCTCAGAAGAGAATAGATGTTGCCTTAACTTACATATATGGAATCGGATTTACAACTTCTCGTAAAATCCTTGATTCTTTAGGAATTGAAAATTCAACAAGAGTGCATCAGTTAACCGATGCCGAGGCAATCAAGATACGTGAGTATATAGATGAGAACTACGATGTGGAAGGTGAGCTTCGTAGTAAGGTGGCTTTTAACATAAAGCAGCTGATGGATCTGGGAAGCTATAAAGGTCTTCGTCACAGAAGAAGGCTTCCGGTTAGAGGTCAGAGGACTCATACTAACGCCAGAACCAGAAAAGGCAAGGCTGTCGCAATCGCAGGTAAAAAGAAGTAG
- a CDS encoding adenylate kinase: MKLILLGPPGAGKGTQAAKIESDYGSIQLSTGDMLRAAVSSGSELGLKVKKIMDDGGLVPDEIMVKMIEERISQDDCKDGFILDGFPRTTAQAKALDEMLSRLGKKLDAVIEIKVDDEALVERISGRFSCKDCGEGYNKKYKTPQVEGKCDKCGRNNFYQRSDDNAETVTARLKSYHAQTAPLIPYYKEKGVLQTVDGMMSIDAVMEDINSILRAAA, translated from the coding sequence ATGAAATTAATACTATTAGGGCCTCCCGGAGCAGGGAAGGGAACGCAGGCAGCTAAAATAGAAAGTGATTATGGTTCTATTCAGCTATCTACTGGAGATATGCTAAGGGCGGCAGTTTCATCAGGCTCGGAGCTTGGGTTAAAAGTTAAAAAAATAATGGATGACGGCGGGCTGGTTCCTGACGAAATAATGGTAAAAATGATAGAGGAGAGAATTTCTCAAGATGATTGTAAAGACGGTTTCATCTTAGACGGCTTTCCACGAACGACAGCTCAAGCTAAGGCGTTGGATGAAATGCTTTCCCGATTAGGCAAAAAACTTGATGCGGTGATCGAAATTAAAGTAGATGATGAGGCTTTGGTGGAGCGGATATCCGGAAGGTTCTCATGTAAGGATTGCGGTGAAGGCTACAATAAAAAATATAAAACTCCTCAGGTTGAGGGGAAATGTGATAAATGTGGCAGAAATAACTTTTATCAAAGAAGTGACGATAACGCAGAGACCGTAACAGCTCGTTTAAAGTCGTACCATGCTCAGACTGCACCTTTAATTCCTTACTATAAGGAGAAGGGGGTTTTGCAGACTGTTGACGGTATGATGTCAATAGATGCCGTTATGGAGGATATAAATAGTATACTGCGTGCGGCAGCTTAG
- the secY gene encoding preprotein translocase subunit SecY produces the protein MASSADKLASSLNFGVLGQAKELKKRIWFTLAALIVYRLGTYIPLPNIDPNALAALMQQNSGGVLGIFNMFSGGALGRMTIFALNIMPYITASIIMQLMTVVSTNMAALKKDGEAGRRKITQYTRYATVILAAFQGFGIAVGLESMTGGGNNVVIEPGFFFRATTVCTLVGGTVFLMWLGEQITARGIGNGISLIIFAGIVAELPSALAQTFTMGREGELATITIIGLMLLAVGVIAFIVFMERAYRRIIVQYPKRQQGNKIFGGESSHIPLKLNTAGVIPPIFASSILLFPATLAGFSGSGENLSPVLETIVRYVSHGQPLYIALYIAIIVFFCFFYTSIVFNPDETAENLKKNGGFVPGRRPGKNTSEYFDYVLTRLTVVGAIYLSAVCILPELLITNYSVPFYLGGTSLLIVVNVLLDTVGQIQTHLFAHQYEGLIKKSKLKGRRR, from the coding sequence ATGGCATCTTCTGCTGATAAACTTGCTTCAAGCTTGAATTTCGGGGTTTTGGGGCAAGCTAAAGAACTTAAAAAACGAATCTGGTTTACATTAGCTGCTCTAATAGTATATCGACTAGGTACTTACATACCTCTCCCAAATATTGATCCTAACGCTCTTGCTGCTCTAATGCAGCAAAATTCAGGTGGGGTACTCGGTATATTCAACATGTTCTCCGGTGGTGCGTTGGGTCGTATGACTATATTTGCATTGAATATTATGCCTTATATTACGGCATCTATCATCATGCAGTTAATGACGGTTGTTTCGACCAATATGGCGGCTTTGAAAAAAGACGGTGAGGCGGGGCGTAGAAAAATCACTCAATATACAAGATACGCCACTGTTATATTGGCAGCGTTTCAGGGCTTCGGTATCGCCGTGGGGCTTGAAAGCATGACCGGTGGCGGTAATAACGTTGTTATAGAACCTGGTTTTTTCTTTAGAGCTACTACCGTATGTACGCTTGTCGGCGGTACAGTGTTCTTAATGTGGCTTGGTGAGCAGATAACCGCTCGCGGGATAGGTAACGGTATATCATTGATAATATTCGCCGGTATAGTTGCGGAATTGCCCTCTGCACTTGCTCAAACATTTACTATGGGGCGCGAAGGCGAGCTTGCCACAATTACAATAATCGGACTTATGCTTCTGGCTGTGGGTGTTATTGCTTTTATAGTTTTCATGGAAAGGGCTTATAGAAGGATAATCGTCCAGTACCCGAAAAGGCAGCAGGGTAATAAGATATTCGGCGGTGAAAGTTCACACATTCCGTTGAAACTTAATACCGCAGGTGTAATACCACCGATATTTGCAAGTTCAATATTACTTTTTCCGGCGACGTTAGCAGGATTTAGCGGTTCAGGTGAGAACCTAAGTCCTGTTCTTGAAACGATTGTGCGATATGTTTCGCACGGACAGCCTTTATATATTGCATTGTATATAGCTATAATTGTTTTCTTCTGCTTCTTTTATACTTCAATAGTATTCAACCCTGATGAGACCGCTGAAAACCTGAAGAAGAACGGTGGTTTTGTACCGGGCAGAAGACCCGGTAAGAATACCTCGGAGTATTTTGATTATGTTCTTACACGTCTAACTGTTGTCGGAGCAATATATTTATCGGCCGTGTGTATATTGCCGGAGCTTCTTATAACTAACTATTCAGTTCCTTTTTACTTAGGCGGTACAAGTTTGTTGATTGTTGTGAACGTCTTGTTGGATACCGTGGGGCAGATACAGACACATCTTTTTGCACATCAGTATGAAGGTTTAATTAAAAAGTCTAAGTTAAAAGGTCGTAGACGATGA
- the rplO gene encoding 50S ribosomal protein L15, whose product MKLNEINNESAPKKNRKRVGRGIGSGKGKTCGRGHKGQKSRTGVSINGFEGGQMPIYRRVPKRGFNNIHRVEYQVINVGELQKFVESKKISAAKTVTKQSLYEAGILKTLSAPFKVLAKGELKESLKIEADAASETAIKIVEKAGGKITVKA is encoded by the coding sequence ATAAAATTAAACGAAATAAATAATGAATCTGCACCTAAGAAAAACCGTAAAAGAGTCGGTCGTGGTATAGGTTCGGGTAAAGGTAAAACCTGCGGACGCGGTCATAAAGGACAAAAATCACGTACAGGTGTTTCTATAAACGGATTTGAAGGCGGTCAGATGCCGATTTACCGTCGTGTTCCTAAGCGTGGTTTCAATAATATCCACCGTGTCGAATATCAGGTGATTAATGTTGGCGAACTTCAAAAATTTGTCGAGTCTAAAAAAATATCTGCCGCTAAAACCGTAACAAAGCAGTCATTGTACGAAGCGGGTATTTTGAAGACCTTATCAGCACCTTTTAAAGTCTTGGCTAAGGGTGAGCTAAAAGAGTCTTTAAAAATAGAGGCTGATGCTGCGTCTGAAACTGCAATTAAGATTGTTGAAAAAGCAGGTGGTAAAATTACAGTAAAAGCTTAA
- the rpmD gene encoding 50S ribosomal protein L30 — translation MAAKKKLIKVTQIKSPIGRKDYQEKNLIGLGLNKLHRSKLLEDTPSIRGMINKVSHLVEVEEADKAA, via the coding sequence ATGGCTGCTAAGAAAAAGTTAATTAAAGTAACGCAAATTAAAAGTCCTATAGGTCGTAAAGATTATCAGGAAAAAAATCTTATAGGTCTTGGTTTGAATAAGTTGCACCGTTCTAAACTACTTGAAGATACGCCTTCTATACGAGGTATGATCAACAAAGTAAGTCACTTGGTTGAAGTTGAAGAAGCTGACAAAGCCGCTTAG
- the rpsE gene encoding 30S ribosomal protein S5 has product MAAANKRDKRDNQSETDNASSDIVESLVSIRRVSKVTKGGRTFGFSALVIVGDEKGRVGYGSGSGLEVMDAKRKATESAKKKLIRVPLREGRTLHHDVVGRFGAGKVNLRTAPAGTGIIAGGPLRAVFECLGVHDVVAKSIGTSNPHNMVKACFDAFTRISSPRSVADRRSKKVGDIVGRREGVAGKSEEDNKDEGK; this is encoded by the coding sequence ATGGCAGCAGCTAATAAAAGAGATAAACGTGATAATCAGTCTGAAACAGATAACGCTTCTTCGGATATTGTGGAATCGTTAGTTTCTATACGTCGTGTATCTAAAGTAACAAAGGGCGGTAGAACATTCGGTTTCTCTGCACTTGTTATTGTAGGCGATGAAAAAGGGCGTGTAGGATATGGTTCGGGCAGCGGTTTAGAGGTTATGGATGCTAAACGTAAAGCTACTGAATCTGCCAAGAAAAAACTTATACGTGTTCCTTTGCGTGAAGGTCGTACTTTACATCATGATGTTGTAGGTCGTTTCGGTGCAGGAAAAGTTAACTTGCGTACCGCTCCGGCAGGTACGGGTATTATCGCAGGCGGGCCTTTACGTGCCGTGTTTGAATGTTTGGGCGTGCATGACGTTGTAGCTAAATCTATCGGAACATCAAACCCGCATAATATGGTTAAAGCCTGTTTCGATGCATTCACCAGAATTTCTTCTCCTAGGTCTGTTGCGGACAGAAGAAGTAAAAAAGTAGGTGATATTGTCGGAAGACGTGAAGGCGTTGCCGGTAAGAGCGAAGAAGATAATAAGGACGAGGGTAAATAA
- the rplR gene encoding 50S ribosomal protein L18, whose amino-acid sequence MVMAINARRKRSVRFNLRKNNKGGRVRLVVFRSNQHIYAQLIDDKQGTTLGQASTLDKEVGQGLKSKSNIEAASKVGAAIAKKAKDAKVEEVVFDRSGYLYHGRVKALAEAARVGGLKF is encoded by the coding sequence ATGGTTATGGCTATTAATGCACGTAGAAAACGCAGTGTTCGTTTTAATTTAAGAAAAAATAATAAAGGCGGAAGAGTACGTCTTGTTGTATTCCGTTCAAATCAGCATATATATGCTCAATTGATAGATGATAAACAGGGTACTACTCTAGGGCAGGCTTCAACTTTGGATAAAGAGGTTGGACAAGGTTTGAAATCAAAATCAAATATTGAGGCTGCAAGTAAAGTTGGAGCGGCTATTGCCAAAAAGGCAAAAGATGCGAAAGTTGAAGAAGTGGTATTTGACCGTAGCGGTTATCTATACCACGGAAGAGTTAAAGCACTTGCCGAAGCGGCTCGTGTAGGTGGACTAAAGTTTTAA
- the rplF gene encoding 50S ribosomal protein L6, with the protein MSRVGKSPVALPKDVQVELNESEIIIKGKLGELRSPISGDVKVVYKKASGDSDEESGDFILVDPANDSQQSRAMWGTTRNIINNMVKGVSEGFDIRLEINGVGFRASADNKILTLALGFSHDIKYAMPEGISIKCEKPTLVVISGADKQKVGQIAGEIIKYRPVEPYKGKGVYIEGSYVRRKEGKKK; encoded by the coding sequence ATGTCACGTGTAGGTAAATCACCTGTAGCCTTACCAAAGGATGTGCAGGTCGAATTGAATGAGAGTGAGATAATTATCAAAGGCAAGCTAGGCGAGCTAAGGTCTCCGATTTCTGGTGACGTTAAGGTAGTTTATAAGAAAGCCTCCGGTGATTCTGACGAAGAAAGCGGTGATTTTATACTGGTTGATCCTGCCAATGACTCACAGCAGTCAAGAGCTATGTGGGGTACTACCAGAAATATCATTAACAATATGGTTAAAGGTGTTTCCGAAGGCTTTGATATTAGGCTTGAAATTAACGGTGTTGGTTTTCGTGCCTCTGCCGATAATAAGATCCTGACTTTAGCACTTGGTTTTAGCCACGATATAAAATATGCTATGCCTGAAGGTATTTCAATTAAATGTGAAAAGCCTACATTAGTAGTAATTTCTGGTGCCGATAAACAAAAAGTCGGTCAGATTGCCGGTGAGATCATAAAATATCGTCCGGTCGAGCCTTATAAAGGTAAGGGTGTTTATATAGAAGGTTCTTATGTACGCCGCAAAGAAGGTAAGAAGAAATAA
- the rpsH gene encoding 30S ribosomal protein S8 — MSMTDPLADMITRIRNGQQARLYTVTSPFSKERQAVADVLKREGYIRDFQKIELDNNKAELKIELKYLDGEPVIKMIKKVSKPGRRVYSKIAELQKIFNGLGISIISTPKGVLSDHEARQHNVGGEVLVEVF; from the coding sequence ATGTCTATGACAGATCCATTGGCTGATATGATAACTCGTATTCGTAACGGTCAACAAGCAAGATTATATACTGTGACATCGCCTTTTTCTAAAGAGCGTCAGGCTGTTGCCGATGTGTTAAAAAGAGAAGGCTATATCCGTGATTTTCAAAAAATCGAACTTGATAATAATAAGGCTGAATTAAAGATAGAGTTGAAATATCTTGATGGCGAACCGGTTATTAAAATGATAAAAAAAGTTTCCAAACCGGGGCGTAGGGTTTATTCAAAGATCGCCGAATTGCAAAAAATATTTAACGGTCTTGGAATTTCAATCATTTCAACTCCAAAAGGAGTTTTATCAGATCACGAAGCACGTCAGCATAATGTTGGTGGTGAAGTTTTAGTAGAAGTATTTTAG
- the rpsN gene encoding 30S ribosomal protein S14, with the protein MAKVSMIERDKKRAELALKYAKKRAELKAKIKDKTTSMEDRFALQMELNKLPRNSSKCRQRNRCGITGRPRGFYRKFKMSRIALRDLASLGQIPGLTKSSW; encoded by the coding sequence ATGGCTAAAGTAAGCATGATCGAAAGAGATAAAAAAAGAGCTGAGTTAGCGTTAAAATACGCTAAAAAGCGTGCTGAGCTTAAAGCTAAGATAAAAGATAAGACAACTTCTATGGAAGATCGTTTTGCACTACAAATGGAGTTGAATAAACTTCCTCGTAATAGTTCGAAGTGCAGACAAAGAAATAGGTGTGGTATAACCGGTAGACCGCGTGGTTTTTACCGTAAATTTAAAATGTCTCGTATAGCATTGAGGGATCTAGCGTCTTTAGGACAGATTCCGGGCTTAACGAAGTCAAGTTGGTAG
- the rplE gene encoding 50S ribosomal protein L5: MSANYQVLYKEEVYKNLQDKFNYKNPMQVPKIEKVTINMGLGKDAVADSKVVKSAFDELTLIAGQRPVITKAKKSIAGFKLREGQAIGCKVTLRGKIMYEFLERLTNIALPRVRDFRGLSAKGFDGRGNYSFGLKEQIVFPEIDYDKIDKIRGMDISVVTSADTNDEAKELLKGFNFPFIEKRNN, translated from the coding sequence ATGTCAGCTAACTATCAAGTTTTGTACAAAGAAGAAGTTTATAAGAACTTACAGGATAAATTTAATTATAAAAATCCTATGCAAGTTCCTAAAATTGAAAAAGTTACCATTAATATGGGGCTTGGGAAAGATGCGGTTGCAGATTCAAAAGTTGTGAAGTCGGCATTTGATGAATTAACTTTAATTGCAGGACAAAGACCTGTAATTACAAAAGCTAAGAAGTCGATTGCAGGTTTTAAACTACGTGAAGGGCAGGCAATCGGTTGTAAGGTAACTTTGCGTGGAAAGATAATGTATGAGTTCTTGGAAAGGCTGACAAATATAGCACTTCCACGTGTAAGGGACTTTAGAGGTCTATCTGCTAAAGGATTTGACGGAAGGGGTAACTATTCTTTCGGCTTAAAAGAGCAGATAGTTTTCCCTGAGATTGATTATGATAAAATTGACAAAATCCGCGGTATGGATATAAGTGTTGTTACAAGTGCCGATACTAACGATGAGGCTAAAGAGTTGTTAAAGGGATTTAATTTTCCATTTATTGAAAAGAGGAATAACTAG
- the rplX gene encoding 50S ribosomal protein L24 — MAAKFKIKKGDKVVVIAGKDKGKKGEVIELIKSKSRVRVTGVNKVKKHSKPGQNGAGGIIELELPIHISNVAIADPKSGEATKVGFKSLKDGKKVRFSKKTDEVIDN; from the coding sequence ATGGCTGCTAAGTTTAAAATAAAAAAAGGCGACAAAGTTGTTGTTATTGCAGGAAAAGATAAGGGCAAGAAAGGTGAGGTTATCGAACTTATTAAGTCTAAATCCAGAGTAAGGGTTACCGGAGTTAATAAAGTTAAGAAACATAGTAAGCCTGGTCAAAATGGAGCCGGAGGTATTATAGAGCTTGAGCTTCCTATACATATTTCTAACGTTGCAATTGCCGATCCAAAGTCAGGCGAGGCTACTAAAGTAGGTTTCAAGTCTTTAAAAGACGGAAAGAAAGTCAGGTTTTCTAAAAAAACTGATGAAGTTATAGATAATTAG
- the rplN gene encoding 50S ribosomal protein L14 has translation MIQMQSKLAVADNSGAQQVQCIKVLGGSKRKSASVGDIIVVSVKKALPRGKVKKGSVQKAVIVRTAYDIARDDGSVIRFDTNACVLLNAAKEPIGTRIFGPVPRELRGQGFMKIISLAPEVL, from the coding sequence ATGATACAGATGCAATCAAAGCTAGCTGTAGCCGATAATTCGGGTGCTCAGCAGGTACAGTGTATCAAAGTTTTAGGTGGATCAAAGCGTAAAAGTGCGTCTGTGGGCGACATAATCGTTGTATCGGTTAAAAAAGCATTGCCACGCGGAAAAGTAAAGAAGGGTAGTGTTCAAAAGGCAGTTATCGTTCGTACTGCGTATGATATAGCACGAGATGACGGCAGCGTAATAAGATTCGATACTAATGCGTGTGTTTTGTTAAATGCTGCAAAAGAGCCTATCGGAACACGTATTTTCGGCCCTGTTCCAAGAGAGCTAAGAGGTCAGGGATTTATGAAGATTATATCATTAGCTCCGGAGGTACTATAA
- the rpsQ gene encoding 30S ribosomal protein S17 → MPKRILQGTVVSDKADKTVTVLVESKVAHPVYKKRVKVSKKYAAHDEANQFKIGQTVKIRECRPISKSKKWEVISESAA, encoded by the coding sequence ATGCCTAAGCGTATTTTGCAAGGTACAGTTGTAAGTGATAAAGCTGACAAAACAGTGACTGTTTTGGTTGAGAGTAAAGTTGCACACCCTGTTTATAAGAAGAGGGTGAAAGTAAGTAAAAAATATGCAGCTCACGATGAGGCTAATCAATTTAAAATTGGGCAAACAGTAAAAATTAGAGAATGTAGACCTATTTCTAAAAGCAAAAAGTGGGAAGTGATTTCCGAGAGTGCTGCGTAA
- the rpmC gene encoding 50S ribosomal protein L29: MKISELRGKTVDQLKELLINLKKEAFNLRFQKSTGELENTGRIRQVRRDVAKVKTLLNELTSAKKETNNA; this comes from the coding sequence ATGAAAATATCTGAACTACGTGGAAAAACAGTTGACCAGCTAAAAGAGCTATTGATAAATTTGAAAAAAGAGGCATTTAACTTGCGTTTTCAAAAATCAACAGGCGAGTTGGAAAATACCGGTCGTATTAGACAAGTAAGACGTGATGTTGCAAAGGTAAAAACTTTGCTTAATGAACTAACGTCAGCAAAGAAGGAGACAAATAATGCCTAA